In Trichoderma atroviride chromosome 2, complete sequence, one DNA window encodes the following:
- a CDS encoding uncharacterized protein (EggNog:ENOG41~TransMembrane:4 (o12-36i43-63o83-102i144-167o)), translating into MTRSFCPGTYALVQIVTRAVAWMTGVTTLVILAFIINQWSDKAGAVAAGLVGSAIAILNDSYIVVAKLDRAFGFSPLSPARALLHDLFSLAISLGGIVMIIFSRYTYQADAFAALESDSSPQITSGVGDPDVISREGFSQNKMLAISVWMLTAVVIWRFIFIIWGGFECFVEFRHVHHPRPRRRDMIQV; encoded by the exons ATGACGAGAAGCTTCTGCCCAGGCACATATGCCCTCGTCCAAATCGTCACCCGGGCGGTGGCCTGGATGACGGGCGTGACGACGCTGGTGATTCTGGCCTTTATCATCAATCAATGGTCGGACAAGGCTGGCGCTGTTGCGGCTGGCCTTGTGGGG tccgccatcgccatcctcaacgACTCGTACATCGTCGTCGCCAAGCTCGATCGCGCCTTTGGCTTCAGCCCGCTGTCGCCAGCACGCGCCCTCCTCCACGacctcttctccctcgccATATCgctcggcggcatcgtcatgATCATCTTCTCGCGCTACACGTACCAAGCCGATGCATTTGCCGCCCTCGAGAGCGATTCGTCGCCGCAAATCACCAGCGGAGTGGGCGATCCCGATGTCATAAGCAGAGAGGGCTTTTCACAGAACAAAATGCTGGCCATTTCGGTGTGGATGCTCACAGCTGTCGT GATATGGAGATTTATATTCATCATCTGGGGCGGATTCGAATGCTTTGTCGAGTTTCGCCACGTCCATCACCCACGGCCGCGAAGACGAGACATGATTCAGGTTTAA